One Pleurocapsa sp. PCC 7327 DNA segment encodes these proteins:
- the psbA gene encoding photosystem II q(b) protein: protein MTTTLQTREKASLWEQFCEWITSTNNRIYIGWFGVIMIPTLLTATICYIIAFIAAPPVDIDGIREPVSGSLLYGNNIISGAVVPSSNAIGLHFYPIWEAASLDEWLYNGGPYQLILFHFLLGICCWMGRQWELSYRLGMRPWICVAYSAPLASAFAVFLIYPIGQGSFSDGMPLGISGTFNFMFVFQAEHNILMHPFHMLGVAGVFGGSLFCAMHGSLVTSSLVRETSENESQNYGYKFGQEEETYNIVAAHGYFGRLIFQYASFNNSRSLHFFLGAWPVVCIWFTAMGVSTMAFNLNGFNFNQSVLDSQGRVISTWADVLNRANLGFEVMHERNAHNFPLDLASGEATPIALTAPSIEG, encoded by the coding sequence ATGACAACCACTTTACAGACACGCGAAAAAGCCTCTTTATGGGAGCAGTTTTGTGAGTGGATTACCAGCACCAACAACCGCATCTATATCGGTTGGTTCGGCGTCATCATGATCCCAACGCTTCTCACTGCAACCATCTGTTACATCATCGCCTTCATCGCCGCTCCCCCAGTGGACATCGATGGCATCCGCGAACCCGTATCTGGTTCTCTCCTGTATGGCAACAACATTATCTCCGGTGCTGTCGTACCTTCTTCTAACGCCATCGGCTTGCACTTCTATCCGATTTGGGAAGCAGCCAGCCTCGACGAGTGGCTCTACAACGGCGGTCCCTACCAGTTAATCCTCTTCCACTTCTTGCTGGGAATTTGCTGCTGGATGGGTCGTCAGTGGGAGTTGAGCTACCGCCTGGGCATGCGTCCTTGGATTTGCGTTGCTTACAGCGCTCCCCTTGCTTCGGCTTTTGCCGTGTTCCTAATTTACCCCATCGGACAAGGCTCCTTCTCCGACGGGATGCCCCTGGGAATCTCCGGCACCTTCAACTTCATGTTCGTCTTCCAAGCCGAGCATAACATTCTGATGCATCCCTTCCACATGCTAGGCGTAGCTGGTGTGTTTGGCGGTTCTCTGTTCTGCGCGATGCATGGAAGCTTAGTTACCTCTAGCTTAGTGCGCGAGACTAGCGAAAACGAATCCCAGAACTACGGCTATAAGTTCGGACAAGAAGAGGAAACCTATAATATCGTTGCTGCTCACGGCTACTTTGGACGCTTAATCTTCCAATACGCATCTTTCAACAACAGCCGTTCCCTGCATTTCTTCTTGGGTGCTTGGCCCGTCGTTTGCATCTGGTTTACCGCTATGGGCGTCAGCACCATGGCATTCAACCTCAACGGCTTCAACTTCAACCAGTCGGTTCTTGACTCTCAAGGTCGCGTCATCAGCACCTGGGCTGACGTGTTGAACCGTGCTAATCTTGGCTTTGAGGTCATGCACGAACGCAATGCCCATAACTTCCCCTTGGATTTGGCTAGCGGCGAAGCTACTCCAATCGCTTTGACAGCTCCCTCTATTGAGGGGTAA
- a CDS encoding YihY/virulence factor BrkB family protein has protein sequence MVSLRQIRRLLKETISEWQLNEVSLLASSLAYYTVFSLAPLMAIVILIVGAIFDETVATEQLVAQMRDLFGTEGAQLLANAIAYMKTDANEQEPFQLLFNLGFLLAGATGVFAQIQDALNRIWEVRPTPGRHLFHFLRKRLLTFVMVLAIALLLLVSFFGNSILIAFVDLLNELVPGSGNLWQIVSLSVSFGVTTLIFALMYAILPDAEIAWRDTLIGAIVTALLFLLGQFLFGLFLTQTNFGSAYGVAGSFVIVITWIFYAAHILLLGAEFTKVYAKHRGSPITPSDYAISVTRSRQRHSQIFRKDRHYF, from the coding sequence ATGGTGAGTTTAAGGCAAATTAGAAGACTGCTTAAAGAGACGATTTCTGAGTGGCAATTGAACGAAGTGTCGCTTCTGGCTTCGTCCCTAGCATATTATACAGTTTTTTCCCTAGCGCCGTTGATGGCGATCGTCATTCTCATCGTTGGGGCAATTTTTGATGAAACTGTCGCCACCGAACAGCTGGTGGCGCAAATGAGAGATTTGTTTGGCACTGAAGGCGCACAACTCCTTGCAAACGCGATCGCATACATGAAAACTGACGCGAACGAGCAAGAACCGTTTCAACTTCTGTTTAATCTCGGTTTTTTGCTGGCTGGCGCGACTGGCGTTTTTGCTCAAATTCAAGACGCGCTTAATAGAATTTGGGAGGTACGGCCAACCCCAGGAAGGCACTTGTTCCACTTTTTGCGCAAGCGCCTACTGACTTTTGTCATGGTACTGGCGATCGCATTGTTGTTGCTGGTGTCTTTTTTTGGTAACTCTATTTTGATAGCCTTTGTTGATTTGTTGAACGAGTTAGTACCCGGTTCGGGTAATCTGTGGCAAATCGTCAGCCTATCGGTTTCTTTCGGGGTAACAACGCTTATTTTTGCTCTAATGTACGCGATTCTGCCCGATGCCGAAATTGCATGGCGCGATACCTTAATTGGCGCGATCGTGACAGCACTTTTATTTCTACTGGGACAGTTTTTATTTGGATTATTTCTTACGCAAACGAATTTTGGCTCTGCCTATGGTGTAGCTGGTTCTTTTGTTATCGTTATTACCTGGATTTTTTATGCTGCTCACATTCTTTTGTTAGGAGCAGAGTTTACAAAAGTTTACGCCAAACATCGCGGCTCGCCCATTACTCCATCCGATTATGCTATAAGCGTTACTCGTTCTAGACAAAGGCATTCGCAGATATTTCGGAAAGACCGCCACTATTTTTAA
- the recR gene encoding recombination mediator RecR, whose translation MYTPPLARLIEQLQRLPGVGPKTAQRLALHILKRSEAEVQALASAIIEAKKQVGLCQVCFHLSAEPICEICRNPNRDSSTICVVADSRDVIAIEKTREYSGKYHVLGGVISPMDGIGPEQLNITPLVQRVDREKVKEIILAISPSVEGETTTLYVGQLLRPFTKVTRIAFGLPMGGDLEYADEVTLARALEGRRELD comes from the coding sequence ATTTATACACCTCCCTTAGCTCGTCTGATCGAACAACTGCAACGTTTGCCCGGTGTAGGACCAAAAACCGCCCAGCGATTGGCACTGCATATTCTCAAGCGCTCCGAAGCCGAAGTGCAAGCATTAGCTAGCGCTATAATCGAGGCAAAAAAGCAAGTCGGCTTGTGTCAAGTTTGCTTTCATCTCTCAGCCGAACCCATCTGCGAAATCTGCCGCAATCCCAATCGGGACAGTAGCACTATCTGCGTAGTGGCAGACTCTCGCGACGTGATTGCCATCGAAAAAACGCGAGAGTATAGCGGCAAGTATCACGTGCTAGGAGGAGTCATCTCTCCAATGGACGGCATCGGTCCCGAACAGCTTAATATTACCCCTTTGGTGCAGCGAGTCGATCGCGAGAAAGTAAAAGAAATCATTTTGGCAATTAGCCCAAGCGTTGAGGGAGAGACGACAACCCTTTATGTCGGTCAGCTTCTTAGACCATTCACGAAAGTCACGAGAATTGCCTTTGGTTTGCCTATGGGGGGCGATTTAGAATATGCCGATGAAGTTACTCTGGCAAGAGCCTTAGAAGGAAGGCGAGAACTGGATTAG
- a CDS encoding alpha-2-macroglobulin produces MQAIARHIKISIQFFLIFVLVLGIAGCDFIKIKSGVEPLPSIASLPLPQLPDWIEQISPTGQSEPLAQIRIRFKYPLIPVEKIDSPAREELLKKFKLLPPISGKFRFLTPRMVGFQADEALPKATRFQVTLKTGLGDLNNNQLDKDLAWTFNTEPIQITNLPGSIKAEDADANPIDLKPNLIFTSNVELDPDSIKEHLLLLPTGKDERIRVNVALKEETLLAEEKSQANFNASSRTWNYEITPQQNLDKATRYRIEFSPGLRPIRGNLPSETTWISYISTYAPLAFEKLEYYGALQKGIAYGRFVKGSPQLKFNNGLVADSAFKNISITPTPKKAVKLLQVDDNDNLVGINPWALEPATTYTINIGGNLKDKFGQSLGKPITLQYNTGDVAADIWAPTGLNIFPADTNLQLHVSTVNLPNSRYQAAYQVLQPTDLVYIDANYPQGNVDKLLPKASSWSTSKAGGRKNESYDNIVPLKEKLGSATGLLAYGIKAKTNPYQENGREYWSEPEFYGLVELTNLGIFSQWFPDSGLIRVNHLSDGSAVENATIEIYQTQLETKSRTKQNPCAIATTDSTGTAIIKGQDWQQCLQNENTPKLLVIAREGQDWAFTQTDEYSGNYGYGIYAGWDNGKPQARGTIFSDRQLYQPGEKAWFTGTAYYLQNGVLKQDKNTSYRITLRDPDGKETDLGTQKTNEFGTFSLELTLDKNRPLGYYSLQAKGKDGVEIYGDFRVAEFKPPNFKVDLTLDKEFATISEKVRVSTESNYLFGSPVQGGKIQYYVTRQKAEFIPKGWEKFSFGRHWFWPEEPPEVSADVRQASQVLDASGKNSEILKVAEDLPYPMTYRVEASVSDVSNLSVSNAKTFTAFPNKYLIGLQSDFVAQAGQSFPVKVIVTDPAGRVITGERVRVELQLMEYSSVTQLQEGSATSQNQVEYKTVVEQEIRSGNEPQTISFTPPESGSYRIHANFAHSQSDVSATDTQIWVTGEDIVNWGDRYDNNRIEIHLDKQTYQPGETATALIESPYPEAELYFAVIRHDTLYSTIQKVQGGAPKIQFQVTPDMVPNAAVEAVLVRQGQPISQVEPGSVENLVRIGFAPFNTSLEDKYLQVKITPQQDKLEPGTQETVDLTLQDDKGNPIRGQFTVMVVNEAILQLSGYRPPDLVATVYAEQDIATRFADNRPDVILTPQASPLEKGWGYGGGESAAAANTRIRTNFQALAYYNGSVLADANGKASVTFTLPDDLTTWRVMAVVTDGNLHFGNGEATFMTTKPLVTNPILPQFARVGDRFQGGLSVTNTTGQTGNLTINGSVTNKLQFTDNCRDATCNISTNATSGTNAYRFPMVASEIGKGKVQFVTQLNNQASDAFEVPLEVRELEVTEQAIESGVTTSQVKIPLQVDNNVLPDAGGLDIFLASTLIPEITAPAKEVFAQDWLPFLETSASQLAIAANLQILSQKYGQTFSNFNPTQEAAKALENLQKLQQPDGGFAYFPSPEISQSDPLITPYAAESIAQAKAAGFIVDSEIIARLKTYLNKILANPGQYDWCTLLCRRQVQLEALMALAQLGEKRTDFLVSIYEQRNSFDRVNQIKLTRYLFQFPEWQDEAQILFNEIQETVYETGRTATVNLPQKWRWFNSNTTAQAQALRLFIAQKVSPENLDRLLQGLLAMRREGTWQTSYDNAQALTALVEYTQLEPTPPNYSAIVRLANKQLSKVRFEGYRNPSYELQVPMEKLPQGRHDLILNKSGKGNLHYLTAYRYRIKGNQPGRIEGLRVLRYIRSANQPRVLREIDLYVPDEPFTVTPGQVFDIGLEIITDHPIDHLIINDPLPAGFEAVDTSFQASTSYFQPQQDSWEINYQKIHKDKIVAYGDRLKAGVYSMHYLVRSVTPGKFEYPGAEVYLQYAPEEFGRSASSVLEVSNNS; encoded by the coding sequence ATGCAGGCGATCGCACGACATATTAAGATTTCGATCCAATTTTTCCTTATTTTCGTCCTAGTTTTGGGAATAGCGGGATGTGATTTTATAAAAATCAAATCGGGAGTAGAACCGTTACCTTCTATTGCTTCTTTACCCCTTCCGCAGTTACCCGATTGGATCGAGCAAATTAGTCCTACCGGACAATCCGAACCATTAGCCCAAATTCGCATTCGCTTTAAATATCCCTTAATTCCCGTCGAAAAGATCGATAGTCCGGCTCGAGAAGAACTGTTAAAAAAGTTTAAACTTTTACCACCTATATCGGGAAAATTTCGCTTTTTAACTCCTCGTATGGTAGGATTTCAAGCCGACGAAGCACTGCCTAAAGCGACTCGCTTTCAAGTCACTCTTAAAACAGGATTAGGAGATTTAAATAATAATCAGTTAGATAAGGATTTAGCTTGGACTTTTAATACAGAACCAATCCAGATTACTAATTTGCCAGGTAGTATTAAGGCTGAAGATGCCGATGCCAATCCAATTGATTTAAAACCCAATCTAATTTTTACTTCTAATGTAGAATTAGACCCAGATTCTATTAAAGAACACTTGTTACTGTTGCCAACAGGTAAAGATGAAAGAATTAGAGTTAATGTAGCGCTTAAAGAAGAAACTCTATTGGCAGAAGAAAAATCTCAAGCAAATTTCAATGCTTCTTCTCGTACATGGAATTACGAAATTACACCGCAACAGAATTTAGATAAAGCTACTCGCTACCGGATTGAATTTTCTCCTGGTTTGCGTCCCATTCGCGGAAATCTGCCTAGCGAAACAACCTGGATTAGCTATATTTCTACTTATGCGCCGTTGGCTTTTGAAAAGTTAGAATATTATGGAGCGCTACAAAAAGGAATAGCTTACGGACGCTTTGTTAAAGGCAGTCCTCAATTAAAATTTAATAATGGTTTGGTAGCAGATTCTGCTTTTAAAAATATTAGTATTACACCTACTCCTAAAAAAGCAGTAAAACTTTTACAGGTGGATGATAACGATAACTTAGTTGGGATCAATCCTTGGGCATTAGAACCTGCTACAACTTATACAATTAATATCGGGGGTAATCTCAAAGATAAATTCGGACAGAGTTTAGGAAAACCCATTACTCTGCAATATAATACTGGAGATGTTGCAGCGGATATTTGGGCACCAACTGGATTAAACATTTTTCCGGCAGATACTAACTTACAACTTCACGTCTCAACAGTTAATTTACCCAACTCTCGATATCAAGCTGCTTATCAAGTTCTACAACCAACGGATCTAGTTTATATTGATGCTAATTATCCTCAAGGTAATGTAGACAAACTATTACCCAAAGCTAGTAGTTGGTCAACTTCCAAAGCAGGAGGAAGAAAAAATGAAAGTTATGACAACATAGTTCCCTTAAAAGAAAAACTGGGTTCCGCTACGGGATTACTAGCTTATGGCATTAAAGCCAAAACAAATCCTTATCAAGAAAATGGTCGAGAATATTGGTCGGAACCAGAATTTTATGGATTGGTTGAGTTAACAAATTTAGGCATCTTTTCTCAGTGGTTTCCCGACTCTGGTTTGATTCGAGTCAATCATCTTTCTGATGGTTCTGCGGTTGAAAATGCGACGATTGAAATTTATCAAACTCAATTAGAAACGAAATCTAGAACCAAACAAAATCCCTGCGCGATCGCAACAACAGATTCAACAGGAACGGCTATAATAAAAGGTCAAGATTGGCAACAATGTCTCCAGAATGAAAATACCCCTAAATTATTAGTAATTGCCCGCGAAGGACAAGATTGGGCTTTTACGCAAACCGATGAATATAGCGGCAATTATGGCTATGGTATCTACGCGGGTTGGGATAATGGCAAACCTCAAGCAAGAGGAACAATTTTTTCTGACAGACAGTTATATCAACCAGGAGAAAAAGCTTGGTTTACGGGAACGGCATATTATCTGCAAAATGGTGTCCTAAAACAAGATAAAAATACTTCCTATCGAATTACCCTCAGAGATCCTGATGGAAAAGAAACCGATTTGGGAACTCAGAAAACAAATGAGTTTGGCACATTTTCTTTAGAATTAACCCTCGATAAAAATCGACCGTTAGGTTACTATAGCCTACAAGCAAAGGGAAAAGATGGAGTAGAAATTTATGGTGACTTTCGCGTTGCTGAATTTAAGCCACCAAACTTTAAAGTCGATCTGACTCTCGATAAAGAATTTGCCACAATTAGCGAGAAAGTTAGAGTTAGTACGGAGAGTAATTATCTCTTTGGATCTCCGGTACAAGGGGGAAAAATACAATATTATGTCACTCGCCAAAAAGCAGAATTTATTCCTAAAGGTTGGGAGAAATTTTCTTTTGGCCGCCACTGGTTTTGGCCCGAAGAACCACCAGAAGTTTCGGCTGATGTACGACAAGCCAGTCAAGTATTAGATGCATCGGGAAAAAATAGTGAAATACTCAAAGTAGCAGAAGATTTACCGTATCCGATGACTTATCGCGTGGAAGCATCAGTTTCTGATGTCTCTAATTTGTCTGTATCTAATGCAAAAACTTTTACAGCTTTTCCCAATAAATATTTAATTGGATTGCAAAGCGATTTTGTTGCCCAAGCGGGTCAATCTTTTCCAGTTAAAGTAATCGTAACCGATCCCGCAGGCCGGGTAATAACTGGGGAACGAGTTCGCGTCGAACTGCAACTGATGGAATATAGCAGCGTCACGCAACTGCAAGAAGGAAGTGCGACTTCTCAAAATCAGGTGGAATACAAAACCGTCGTAGAACAGGAGATTCGTTCGGGAAACGAACCGCAAACGATATCTTTTACGCCACCCGAATCGGGTTCCTATCGCATCCATGCAAATTTCGCCCACAGTCAAAGCGATGTCAGCGCAACCGATACGCAAATCTGGGTGACGGGAGAAGATATAGTGAATTGGGGCGATCGCTATGATAATAATCGCATAGAAATTCACCTCGATAAACAAACCTATCAACCGGGCGAAACTGCTACCGCATTAATCGAATCTCCCTATCCAGAAGCGGAGTTATATTTTGCCGTGATTCGTCACGATACTCTCTACAGTACTATCCAGAAAGTCCAAGGCGGCGCACCCAAAATACAATTTCAAGTTACTCCAGACATGGTTCCCAATGCCGCTGTAGAAGCAGTATTAGTGCGTCAGGGACAACCCATCTCTCAAGTCGAACCCGGAAGCGTAGAAAATCTCGTCCGCATTGGATTTGCCCCCTTTAATACTAGCCTGGAGGATAAATATTTACAGGTAAAAATAACTCCCCAACAAGACAAACTAGAACCAGGAACGCAAGAAACGGTAGACCTAACTTTACAGGATGACAAAGGCAATCCCATTCGGGGACAATTCACCGTCATGGTAGTCAATGAAGCCATCTTACAACTGAGTGGCTATCGTCCTCCGGATTTAGTCGCAACCGTCTATGCAGAACAAGATATTGCCACTCGCTTCGCCGATAATCGTCCCGATGTCATCCTCACCCCCCAAGCTTCTCCATTAGAAAAAGGATGGGGATATGGGGGAGGAGAGTCAGCAGCAGCAGCAAATACCCGCATTCGCACCAATTTCCAGGCACTTGCTTACTATAACGGTTCCGTCCTCGCCGATGCTAATGGAAAAGCCAGTGTTACCTTTACTTTACCCGACGATTTGACCACTTGGCGCGTCATGGCAGTTGTTACCGATGGAAATCTCCATTTCGGCAATGGAGAAGCGACTTTTATGACAACTAAACCCCTGGTTACTAACCCCATTTTGCCTCAATTTGCTCGTGTAGGCGATCGCTTTCAAGGAGGTTTATCCGTCACCAATACCACGGGACAAACGGGGAATTTAACCATTAATGGTTCTGTGACAAACAAACTCCAATTTACCGATAACTGTAGAGACGCTACGTGTAACATCTCTACCAATGCAACATCAGGAACCAATGCCTATCGCTTTCCAATGGTTGCCTCTGAAATTGGCAAAGGGAAAGTCCAGTTTGTCACCCAACTCAATAACCAAGCAAGCGATGCTTTTGAAGTACCTTTGGAAGTAAGAGAGTTAGAGGTGACAGAACAAGCAATTGAATCAGGCGTAACGACGAGTCAAGTCAAAATTCCCCTGCAAGTCGATAATAACGTCCTTCCCGATGCAGGTGGATTAGACATTTTCCTCGCCAGTACCCTTATTCCAGAGATTACTGCGCCAGCGAAAGAGGTTTTTGCCCAAGATTGGTTACCTTTCTTAGAAACCTCTGCAAGTCAACTTGCGATCGCGGCTAACTTACAAATCCTCTCTCAAAAATACGGTCAAACCTTTAGCAATTTCAACCCTACCCAAGAGGCGGCTAAAGCATTAGAAAACCTCCAAAAACTCCAGCAACCCGACGGCGGTTTTGCCTATTTTCCTTCTCCAGAAATCTCTCAGTCCGATCCTCTAATAACTCCCTACGCGGCGGAAAGTATTGCCCAAGCAAAAGCCGCTGGATTTATCGTAGATTCGGAGATTATAGCTCGTCTCAAGACTTATTTAAACAAAATTTTGGCAAATCCCGGTCAATACGATTGGTGTACTCTCCTATGCAGGCGACAAGTACAGCTAGAAGCATTGATGGCGTTGGCACAATTAGGAGAAAAACGCACAGATTTCCTCGTCTCTATCTACGAACAACGTAATTCATTCGATCGCGTCAATCAAATTAAATTAACCCGCTATCTCTTTCAATTCCCCGAATGGCAAGACGAAGCGCAAATTCTATTTAATGAGATTCAGGAAACAGTTTACGAAACGGGACGCACTGCAACGGTAAACCTGCCGCAAAAATGGCGTTGGTTTAATTCTAATACGACCGCCCAAGCACAAGCCTTGCGCCTGTTTATTGCCCAAAAAGTAAGTCCGGAAAACTTAGATCGCCTCCTGCAAGGACTTTTAGCAATGCGGCGAGAGGGAACTTGGCAAACTAGCTACGACAATGCCCAAGCATTAACGGCATTAGTAGAATACACTCAACTAGAACCGACTCCGCCTAACTATAGCGCTATCGTTCGACTAGCTAACAAACAGTTAAGCAAAGTTCGCTTTGAAGGGTATCGCAACCCCAGTTACGAACTGCAAGTCCCGATGGAGAAGTTACCGCAAGGACGACACGATTTAATCCTCAACAAATCCGGCAAAGGTAACTTGCATTATTTAACTGCCTATCGCTATCGCATCAAAGGAAATCAACCCGGACGGATCGAAGGATTAAGAGTTCTCCGCTATATTCGTTCTGCCAATCAACCACGAGTCTTGCGCGAAATCGATTTGTATGTGCCTGACGAACCCTTTACCGTAACGCCAGGACAGGTATTTGATATCGGATTAGAAATCATTACCGACCATCCTATAGACCATCTGATAATTAACGATCCCCTTCCGGCTGGTTTTGAAGCAGTCGATACCAGTTTCCAAGCTTCTACCTCATATTTTCAGCCACAACAGGATAGTTGGGAAATTAACTATCAGAAAATCCATAAAGATAAAATTGTAGCGTATGGCGATCGCTTAAAGGCTGGCGTTTATAGCATGCACTATTTAGTGCGTTCTGTCACTCCCGGTAAGTTTGAATATCCCGGTGCGGAAGTTTATCTACAATATGCCCCAGAGGAATTTGGGCGTTCTGCTTCTTCTGTTTTAGAAGTATCAAATAATTCTTAA
- a CDS encoding DUF5132 domain-containing protein translates to MAVKLIPDIENVVEDLGVPGIAAIVLLPVLVPVVAGVGKPIAKATIKGGILLYERGKGVIAEVGETLEDLIAEAKAELAEAETGEAQATETEAAAS, encoded by the coding sequence ATGGCAGTCAAACTCATCCCTGATATTGAAAATGTTGTTGAAGATCTCGGCGTTCCTGGAATCGCTGCGATCGTTCTCCTGCCCGTTCTCGTTCCAGTTGTGGCAGGCGTAGGCAAACCGATAGCCAAAGCCACTATCAAAGGGGGAATTCTCCTTTATGAAAGAGGCAAGGGAGTAATTGCCGAAGTCGGCGAAACCCTCGAAGATCTTATCGCAGAAGCCAAAGCTGAACTCGCCGAGGCAGAAACCGGAGAAGCTCAAGCAACCGAAACTGAAGCCGCAGCAAGCTAG
- a CDS encoding flavodoxin family protein, which produces MLLAFSRSGVAAQFKAFIDAASEIWFAQGWKDKIAGGFTHSSSPSGDKQGTLLYLAINAAQHGMIWVNAAEMLQQANGVNRLGSFLGVMGQSPLDMSGKEPVLDSGNRLTAEKFGVRIAEATRRWTR; this is translated from the coding sequence TTGCTTTTAGCATTTAGTCGGTCAGGCGTAGCGGCTCAGTTTAAGGCGTTTATCGATGCTGCTAGCGAGATTTGGTTTGCGCAGGGTTGGAAAGATAAAATTGCCGGAGGCTTTACGCATTCTAGCTCTCCCAGCGGCGACAAGCAGGGAACGCTTTTATATCTTGCTATTAATGCCGCCCAACATGGTATGATTTGGGTCAATGCTGCTGAGATGCTGCAACAAGCCAATGGCGTGAATCGATTGGGATCGTTTTTAGGCGTGATGGGGCAAAGTCCTCTCGATATGAGTGGTAAAGAACCAGTGCTCGATTCGGGCAATCGCCTAACGGCAGAGAAATTTGGAGTGCGCATTGCCGAAGCAACTAGGCGTTGGACGAGGTAG
- a CDS encoding IS1 family transposase (programmed frameshift): protein MQCPKCGSTALGKNGKQRGKQNYLCKACRRQFIETYDPPAGYGDEFKRDCLKLDVNGMGFRAIERVKGVHHTTVITWVKQIGELLADAYEPEVTPEVGELDELETFVGTQKNKIWLWTAVDHFKAGILGWVLGAHSAETFRPLWAIVAAWKCYFYVTDGWKVYPGFIPDGNHIISKTYMTRVEGENTRLRHYLARLHRKTLCYSKSVAMLKHSLKLLLRYLKFGEVPVPQ, encoded by the exons ATGCAATGTCCTAAATGTGGCTCTACTGCGCTCGGTAAGAACGGTAAGCAAAGAGGTAAACAAAATTACCTTTGTAAAGCTTGTCGGCGGCAGTTCATTGAAACCTATGATCCCCCTGCAGGCTATGGTGATGAGTTTAAGCGGGACTGTCTCAAACTGGATGTCAACGGCATGGGATTTCGAGCCATTGAACGAGTCAAAGGCGTTCACCATACAACGGTGATTACTTGGGTCAAGCAAATTGGGGAATTGTTAGCCGATGCTTACGAACCAGAAGTCACGCCGGAAGTGGGGGAATTGGATGAGTTGGAGACCTTTGTGGGCAC ACAAAAAAACAAGATTTGGCTGTGGACTGCCGTTGACCACTTCAAAGCGGGGATTTTAGGGTGGGTTTTAGGGGCTCATAGCGCGGAAACGTTCCGTCCCTTGTGGGCCATCGTGGCCGCTTGGAAGTGCTATTTCTATGTCACCGATGGTTGGAAGGTCTATCCTGGTTTCATTCCCGATGGCAACCACATTATCAGCAAGACTTACATGACGCGGGTGGAAGGCGAAAATACCCGATTACGTCACTACCTGGCTCGATTGCACCGCAAGACGTTGTGCTACTCGAAGTCCGTAGCAATGCTAAAGCACTCGCTCAAATTGTTACTGCGCTACCTGAAATTTGGAGAGGTGCCTGTCCCTCAGTGA